From Asterias rubens chromosome 20, eAstRub1.3, whole genome shotgun sequence, one genomic window encodes:
- the LOC117303645 gene encoding lysosomal alpha-mannosidase-like, with the protein MMFRMPLFTTLSFIAVISVDFAQATCGYKSCPATVPGMLNVHLVPHTHDDVGWLKTVDQYYYGDRNDIQHAGVQYILDTVVSELLKDPEKRFIYVEIAFFERWWNEQTDKMKGLVKQLVNEGRLEFVNGGWCMNDEAATHYNAIIDQMTIGLRFLKETFGDCAKPRTAWQIDPFGHSREYASLVAQMGFDSLYFARLDYVDKATRIAKDRMEQVWHTSQSLGSTSDLFFGALFAHYGPPKGFCFDTSCNDPPIMDDPNMFDYNVDERVALFVKLAKEQNATYRTNHIMFTMGSDFQYSNAHMWYENLDKLIKYVNAKQNETGVHALYSTPSCYTKNVNQVAKNWTTKSDDFFPYADHPHAFWTGYFVSRSALKGYVRETNTLLQICKQLEVWGSVLPGLKLQTNSDYLKKAEAVAQHHDAVSGTSKQHVADDYAERLYIGRTQCKSLIGSVLGNLMEKNSSVPAPTPEFCDYLNVSVCPITENSPEFTVTAYNPLARAVTTIVRIPVNFNYAVTGPSGKPVTSQLQDVSMGTKEVRRSHGNASKELIFPITVPQLGFSNYVLKVLQKGEAKTSILPKVYKPQSDEVIENQFLSLTFDGSTGLLKSMTDKRTKSSIAVSQSFHWYESSTGTFLFSQASGAYIFRPTHPTPKPLFDGTSVGMTVIKGPVVTEVRQQFQPWLSQVIRLYPNKEFAEFEWTVGPIPYKDGIGREIITRFDTDLKTNSTFYTDANGRQMLKRILNHRADWVYVNSDPTSGNYYPINSRAYIKDDTKQLTVLTDRSLGGSSLKDGSLEIMVQRRTQHDDSRGVGEPLNETGQFGDGIIVRGKHSVLFTSVATAAAAHRTLGEEIFMAPSLSFSKWQPDWATKFNTMKSMVSASLPSNVHLLTLEEWTGDTVLIRVEHQFEIGEDPTLSQKVKIQLKSLFQPFGFTSLKEVTLSANEALSDEKRLQWNINDSPMPTPPAVKPDPVPSSTLTVSLTPMQIRTFVATIKRTN; encoded by the exons ATGATGTTTCGGATGCCTCTCTTCACCACTTTGTCTTTCATTGCAGTTATATCTGTAGATTTTGCACAAGCAACATGCGGTTACAAG AGCTGTCCAGCCACTGTGCCCGGCATGCTGAATGTTCATCTTGTTCCTCACACCCACGATGACGTCGGATGGCTCAAGACCGTTGACCAGTATTATTATGGAG ACCGGAATGACATCCAACATGCAGGGGTTCAATACATTCTTGACACAGTCGTGTCCGAGTTGTTAAAGGACCCAGAAAAACGTTTCATCTATGTTGAAATTGCTTTCTTCGAGCGATGGTGGAACGAGCAAACGGACAAGATGAAGGGCCTTGTCAAACAACTTGTTAATGAAg GGAGATTGGAGTTTGTCAACGGGGGATGGTGCATGAATGATGAAGCTGCGACTCACTACAACGCCATCATTGATCAGATGACCATCGGCTTACGATTCCTCAAGGAGACGTTTGGCGACTGCGCAAAGCCACGGACAGCATGGCAGATTGACCCCTTCGGACACTCGAGGGAGTATGCCTCTCTCGTGGCCCAG ATGGGATTTGACAGTCTGTACTTTGCTCGACTGGACTACGTCGATAAGGCAACGAGAATTGCAAAGGACAGGATGGAGCAAGTGTGGCATACATCACAGAGTCTTGGCAGTACCTCGGACCTGTTCTTCGGGGCATTGTTTGCCCACTATGGCCCGCCCAAAGGCTTCTGCTTCGATACCTCCTGCAATGACCCCCCCATCATG GATGATCCCAATATGTTTGACTACAATGTAGATGAGAGAGTTGCTCTGTTTGTAAAACTTGCCAAAGAACAG AACGCTACGTACAGAACAAACCACATTATGTTCACCATGGGGTCGGACTTCCAGTACAGCAATGCACACATGTGGTACGAGAATTTGGACAAACTTATCAAATACGTCAACGCCAAG CAAAACGAAACAGGTGTGCATGCTTTGTACTCGACCCCATCATGTTACACAAAAAATGTCAATCAAGTCGCCAAGAACTGGACCACAAAAAGTGACGACTTCTTCCCCTATGCTGATCACCCGCATGCTTTCTGGACTGGGTACTTCGTCAGTCGGTCAGCACTCAAGGGTTACGTCCGAGAAACCAACACCCTTCTTCAG ATTTGTAAACAGTTAGAAGTTTGGGGATCAGTGCTTCCTGGTTTAAAACTCCAAACAAACTCAGATTATCTAA aaaaagCTGAGGCTGTTGCTCAGCACCATGATGCTGTTTC tgGTACTTCAAAACAGCATGTTGCTGATGACTATGCTGAGAGGCTCTACATTGGCCGCACTCAATGCAAG AGCCTTATTGGCAGTGTTCTCGGTAACCTGATGGAGAAAAATTCCTCCGTCCCGGCACCAACGCCCGAGTTCTGTGACTATCTCAACGTCAGCGTTTGTCCTATCACGGAAAACTCGCCTGAG TTTACTGTAACCGCGTATAACCCTCTGGCACGAGCAGTGACAACAATTGTACGGATACCAGTGAATTTCAACTACGCTGTAACTGGCCCAAGCGGAAAACCAGTTACAAGCCAG TTGCAAGACGTTTCAATGGGAACTAAAGAAGTCAGGAGATCCCATGGCAACGCATCCAAGGAGTTGATTTTCCCGATCACTGTACCTCAACTTGGCTTCAGTAACTACGTCCTCAAAGTCTTGCAGAAAG GGGAAGCCAAGACATCAATTCTTCCTAAAGTGTACAAACCTCAGTCGGATGAAGTGATTGAAAACCAG TTTCTCAGTCTGACGTTTGACGGTAGTACAGGACTTTTGAAGTCGATGACAGACAAGAGGACCAAGTCATCCATAGCGGTATCGCAGTCTTTCCACTGGTACGAGAGCAGCACAGGAACATTTCTTTTCTCTCAGGCGTCAGGGGCCTATATCTTTAGGCCGACCCATCCCACTCCAAAGCCGTTGTTTGACGGCACGTCTGTTGGTATGACAGTCATTAAG GGTCCTGTTGTAACAGAAGTACGGCAGCAGTTTCAGCCATGGTTGAGTCAGGTTATCAGACTTTACCCCAACAAGGAGTTTGCTGAGTTTGAATGGACCGTCGGTCCGATTCCATACAA GGATGGAATAGGGAGGGAGATCATCACACGATTCGACACGGATCTAAAGACAAACAGTACATTTTACACCGATGCTAATGGCCGACAGATGCTCAAGAGAAT CCTTAATCACCGTGCTGACTGGGTGTACGTCAATTCAGACCCAACGTCTGGGAACTATTATCCAATCAACAGCCGAGCCTACATCAAG GATGATACGAAGCAGTTGACAGTCTTGACTGATAGATCCCTCGGAGGAAGCAGCCTTAAGGATGGATCCTTGGAAATTAtg GTCCAAAGGCGCACCCAGCATGACGACAGTCGAGGtgtgggtgagcccctgaatgAGACCGGACAGTTTGGTGACGGGATCATTGTGCGGGGTAAGCACAGCGTCCTCTTTACCTCTGTAGCCACGGCAGCCGCAGCCCACAGGACCCTAGGGGAGGAAATCTTCATGGCACCCTCGTtgtcattttcaaaatggcaacCAGACTGGGCAACTAAGTTTAACACAATG aaGTCAATGGTGTCTGCCTCTCTTCCATCCAACGTACATCTTCTAACATTGGAGGAATGGACAGGAGACACTGTGCTGATCCGTGTAGAACATCAGTTTGAAATCGGCGAAGATCCAACACTCTCGCAAAAAGTCAAAATCCAGCTCAAG agcTTATTTCAGCCGTTTGGTTTCACCAGTCTTAAAGAGGTGACGCTATCGGCAAACGAGGCACTCAGTGATGAAAAACGCCTACAATGGAACATCAACGATAGCCCTATGCCTACTCCGCCAG CTGTCAAGCCTGATCCCGTACCCTCATCAACGTTGACTGTTTCTCTGACACCAATGCAGATAAGAACCTTTGTCGCAACCATCAAAAggacaaactaa